The Trichoderma breve strain T069 chromosome 2, whole genome shotgun sequence DNA segment TGATCGTTGACGGGACAGAATGCTATGATTCCCCAGTTCAACACCAGCATTCATGATGATCAGATTGGTGCACCTCTGAGTTTGGCCGGGAGTTCCGATACCATggtctcatcctcatctccagcGATATCCAGAGCACAGCAGGACCATGAGATGTCCAATGATTCCATCAAATCCACTGCTTATTTCCAAAATGAGAATACAAAACTCTCCAAACTGTTGCTTAATAGGTATTCAGCGTACTTCTCAATACTTCTAAACTGCATTTTAACACACTTCAAGCCGGTTCAATTAGCGTTACCCCCCATTTTCTGGAATAAGGATAACAGACCAGAACAGTCTTGCATCATAATCTGGATACGAGGCATTATCTCAGCTGGCGCTTGTCGGAATTGCAGACTAACCCGCACTTCCTTCTGACGCAAACAAACACGGAACAACCCCACACCCCACTCCCCGCACCCTCCACACtaccccctcccccccctTCCACCCCACCTCCCAGCCCCCCGCCCAACCCCTAACAACACCCACAATCCCACCCCCCCCACCCCCCACCCTCACCCCCCCCTCCACCCCCCCCCCCCGCCGCCCCCCGgaccccccccccccacACCGCACAcccccccctccccaccCACCCCCCAACcacccccccccccccccccccccccccccccccccccccccccccccccccccccccccccccccccccccccccccccccccccccccccccccccccacccaccccccccccctccccccccgCCCCACCACACACCCCCCCACCCCACCCCGACCCCCCCTCCACCATATCCCCCCCCATACACCCCACACCAACCACCTTCCCCCCTACACCCCCCGTCCCCCCACCCCCCACATCTCCCCCCGTCCCCCCACAACCCCAACCCCCCACCCGCCCCCCATCacccccccctccccccaaacCCCCCCCCACAAACCAAAGCACCCCCCCCCACACCAAACCCCTACCCCACCCCCCTACTCACCACTCCCCCCACCCAACCACTCCCCACGACATCACCCATCCCTCAACCCCCCCAACCCACCCATCCCCCCGCACCCCCCCCACCACCCAAACCCAACACAACCTTTTTATGTTTTTGTGTTGTGTGTCTGGGTGTGTCCCACCACAATCAAACATCCAATTGATTTACCAAACCAGGACTGAGTGCAATAATTGTGACTCCGTCTGCTCTCAAATCAATACTGTACTTAGCCACAACCATATTCAGAGCAGCTTTAACCGCGCTGTATGTCACAAAGAAGGACATGTTGCCCTGCAACGCTAGCTCTAGATCGGCCAATCCTGTTGAGATTACCGTGATCTTTTTGACACTGCTCTTGCGCACAAGTGGTAGGTAGGCATTGATTCCGTACATGACACCAACGACATTTGTTTCTATTGCTTTCACCATGTAATCATGTAGCAATTCCTCGCGACCGATAAACTCAGTCGGAGAAAGAAAATCACCAACGGGATCTTGATGAACTCCATTGATGATAAGATAATCCACAGAGCCTCCTGTTAAATCTACGGTCTTGGTTACCGCAGCGGAGAGGGATTTGTGATCAGTGAGGTCGGCCTTGATGATATTGACATTGCGAATACTGTCGGATGCGAGCTTGGCTTCGACTGCATCCGGATTTCGAACAAGACCAACTATAGTATTTTCAGAGTCACGGCTAAGATGCCTCAGCCACTCATACTATTTGAAAAGTAAGCAATGCACATCCAAAGAATGAAGTTTGTGGATGGGTAACATACACCAAGGCCACGAGATGCTCCAATGATAATATATGAAGGCATAATTATTGAGCGATACTTTTTTCTGGgaataaagtaaaatttCAGACTGTGTTGCCAAGTCAGTTATCGAGACGAACGACAATGGATTTCCAGCGACATATTTATATCTCGGTTTTTTATCAACTATCTTCAGCGGTTCATCATACCAAACATTATTGCCTTTCAACACACGAATTGTAAACGCCCCGGCTGCGGTGTTTCCGTGTCCGCCGGCCGCAGGAATTCCTGTGCCCGCTCAGTATGCTTTATCCGAGCGTCCGCGGCGAGCACAAAGCCGTTTACTTTTGTGAGCTGTGCTTTCTTGCCAAAGAAACAGCCAACATGTTCTTGATAGCGCGTTGGTTCAACcccgctccatcttccaccCTCAACTTATGCTGCGCATTTTGGAAACTAGGTTAGGCGATGACCGGCGGGTCTTAGAAATTATCATTGTAGTGAATGAGTGCAAACGTCCAACATATAAAGAGGCTGGGACGTCTAAGTTGAGATCTTGTGAATGCCAACCTCTTAAGCAATTCATCCCACAATAGAATTCATGATAGGCTGATTATAAAATGGGTTTCAACAACATCGCGATCGCTGGTGGGTCGGGAAATCTAGGATCAGCAATCCTACGGGAGCTACTTTCATCTTCAGACCCGATCTTCAACGTAATTGCACTTACACACTCAAAGTCGACGACGGCTGCAAGTCTGGTTATGACGCTCGGTCTACCCAGTACAGCTTCTCATCACCTGAAGATTGTTTGGGTCGACTATAATAACGAAGATAACCTTATGGGAGCTCTTTCGGGCGCTGAAGTTGTCATTGCTACACTTGCTGGCCATGTGGCTCTGCAGATCGATCCGTTATTGCTGAAAGCTGCTCGAAAAGCCGGCGTACGGAGATATATTCCGTCACAATACGCTCTAGATGTTTTACACCCAAAAGCCGTGGAATTGTTTACTGATGGTTGGCTAAACGCCTTCCCAGTTGCTCTTGCTCGTCGCTATGAGGCACTCGCAGAAGAAAATGGCCCTATAAGCTATACTACAGTTCTGCCTAGCATGTTCATTGATGTTTTTCTTGAGACTGGGCTCTGGGGGGCGTATGACATTCCAAATCGAAGGGCAGTTGTGGTTGATGACGGAACGCGGTTTCTTACAGGTTGCTCGACAGAATTtatcgccgccgccattaCAGCAATATTGAAGCTACCCGAGGACGCCACTAAGAATAAAAGAATACCAATTGCAGAAATCCGAACAACAGCAGTCGAGATTATCGAAACAATTGAAGGGGTTTTTGGATTTAAAATGGATGTGGAATACAAGCCAAGTGAAGTGTTTCTCCTTGAGCGCCAGGATGCCTTGGCGAAGAAAGATTTTCGGACGGTGCATATAAAGTCTACACTCAAACTAGGGGGGGATGGCTCCGGTGCGGCAGATTTGATTGAAGGGTTAGCTTTTGATGCAAATGGAACTTTCATATTTCCACGACGAAATTTGAAGGACTTAGTATTAGGCGTTAGAAAGAGAATGACAATTTAATGGTTATATAGGGCATACAACTATGAAATAACGAACCCAATTTATCTTACCCTCCGGAGTGTTCCTTGACTAGCAAATATCACTCAAGTGGGCTGTACTTGAAACCCGACGGCCGTCGGCTGCCAGAAACCCCGGCCGCCGGTTATGTCCAGTTAATGAAATACCCGGCGCTGCCCAACATGGAAAGCCAACCGTTACTCTCAAACCACAAACGAGGTGTACTCATGGATTCACACCCGTCTAATCTTGTGTCAAGGAGACGCGCTTGTGTTGCGTGTACCTCCGTGAAGCAAAAATGCATACTATATCGGCCCAACATGTGCCAGAGATGCGAGCGCCTTGGCAAAGAATGTGTCTTTCTCGAGTTGTCACAACGGAAGCGCAAGCGCAGCGAGTCTAGGTTTGTGCGCGCCACCACACACTCACTAAACGCCTTGAGAAGGAATTCACTATACTAATAAACAGCACAGGCGCGTGGAAAAGCTTGAAAATACAGTTAATCAGCTGATTACGCACTTGACAGGCCTGACAGGACAGGATGTAACACCGCTAGCATCACCCTCCCGAACAACACAGTCCGTGATTTCTTCTGCCGAGGGCATGTTGGCTATACCAAGTAATAGTTCTCTTTCACAATCAGGGGACCTGCAAGACTGCAGTCCAGAGCCCGTAATTGGACATCAGAGTGCTTGCTCTGTTGTTTTGGAAGCTCTCAATCACGATGAAACAGAGGCACTCCTTCAGAAATTCCAACAAAAATTCGTCCCTATTTTTCCTTTCGCGGCGATTTCTGTATATAAAGGCTCCTATCACATCAGACATCTAAACCCTTTTCTGTTCCTGTGCATCATGGCCGTAACTATAGGACCAAAGCATCCTTTACGGGCGCATGTGCAACATGAAGTCATGAATCAGGGCATCCGCCGAATGATGCGCGGACTGGAGAGAAACCTTGACCTCCTCCGGGGATTTCTTGTCTTAGCTAGCTGGTGTCACCTCTTCCCGTTTTCCAACAGCTCTCGCCCCGATGTCCTGAATCTCATTCAGACGTGCATTACACTTTGCTACACGCTCAACCTTGAACATAAAGCAAAATTGACGCTAGAAGAGCAACGGGCTCTGCTAGGAACCTACTGGATATCGAAATGGTTTGTTCTCCTCGACTAATATTCATTTCTGAGCTTCTTCTAACGCACAAGCGCCTTGATCCTTAAGCGCCGAGAAGGCTTTCAGCAAGCCGATAGGGTTGAAGTATGGGGATGCCATTAAAAATGCCTGCAAATCCTTAAGTGAAATATCGGAGTATCCACATGATCGCGATATTCAACCACAGATCGCTTCAAGATTCTTAATTGGTCGAATCTACGAGGCTTTCACATCCCTTCGCAGTATGCAGGCACCGGACATATGGGATGCACCGGTTGGATTAATGCGCTGCCTTTTTAAGCGAGAGTTGGACGTCATCGAGGTAGGCGTAAATCAGCAACAGAATCTTACCGAGCCACTGGGCAGCCTCAACGGTGAGTAGCCGTCTTTTAACAGCTCGTCATTCAGTTGTAGGAACTGATGTGAATCAAGAACACTTGGCGAGATTGGATATCCATTATGTGAGCATATGTATGGGAGAATGTACGGTTCAGGGCCAACAACCATGGCTCCACTGCATCGATTCCGATCCCCCGAGCGTTACCGACAATATCACTTTTGGCTGTTCAACTGAGAGAATCGCCATAATTTACAAGGCGATGAGAGCGTGCAAACTTTTTATCTTGGGCTTTTTAGATCTACCGACAGCTGATTTGACTTATGTTACATTCGTTACATATTCTCAGCTATGTTTCACTCTGACTATATACGCCAAATTGGTGTGGGCACTTTTGGAAATTGTTGTTGGTGGAGCAACATACGGTGATCGTACGGTATTAGTAACCCTAACAGCTGATCAAAATTCACAATGCGCGGCTATAGTTGATGAGGCAGACTATCTTGGATTCCTCGGGTTACTGCTGAAGAAGGTTGAAAAAGCGGCTGAAGGGAAC contains these protein-coding regions:
- a CDS encoding short chain dehydrogenase domain-containing protein translates to MPSYIIIGASRGLGYEWLRHLSRDSENTIVGLVRNPDAVEAKLASDSIRNVNIIKADLTDHKSLSAAVTKTVDLTGGSVDYLIINGVHQDPVGDFLSPTEFIGREELLHDYMVKAIETNVVGVMYGINAYLPLVRKSSVKKITVISTGLADLELALQGNMSFFVTYSAVKAALNMVVAKYSIDLRADGVTIIALSPGLVNQLDV
- a CDS encoding nmrA-like family domain-containing protein → MGFNNIAIAGGSGNLGSAILRELLSSSDPIFNVIALTHSKSTTAASLVMTLGLPSTASHHLKIVWVDYNNEDNLMGALSGAEVVIATLAGHVALQIDPLLLKAARKAGVRRYIPSQYALDVLHPKAVELFTDGWLNAFPVALARRYEALAEENGPISYTTVLPSMFIDVFLETGLWGAYDIPNRRAVVVDDGTRFLTGCSTEFIAAAITAILKLPEDATKNKRIPIAEIRTTAVEIIETIEGVFGFKMDVEYKPSEVFLLERQDALAKKDFRTVHIKSTLKLGGDGSGAADLIEGLAFDANGTFIFPRRNLKDLVLGVRKRMTI